A single window of Candidatus Neomarinimicrobiota bacterium DNA harbors:
- a CDS encoding pyridoxal phosphate-dependent aminotransferase: MMIRAGELKAQGVDVIDLGIGEPDFPTPEIITEYAVAAMKEGFTKYTNFDGLPELKDAVIMKLKRDNGISYSREEVIITAGAKQAVFNAFMATLEEGDEAIVPVPYWVAYPEIIKLTGATPVFAPLDPNAGYSRTVEEIESYVTDKTAAIVLNSPSNPTGALLDDNFIKELIEVCGNSNILMVSDETYEQFVFDKNYKSIAAYDGAIGNTLTVNSMSKTYSMTGWRIGYAAGPEELIKKMVQVQAQSTSCPNSIAQKASIDALIGDQSMVIEMREEYKRRRDFVYSELSDIPDISLHKPDGALFVFPDVSSYYRFNHNGKTIDNSVDFAEFLLDEFKLVIVPGAAFGCDNNIRFSYAASMNVIKEGIQRFKEALRAIRKLL, from the coding sequence ATGATGATCAGAGCGGGGGAATTGAAAGCTCAGGGTGTTGATGTTATAGATCTTGGTATCGGAGAACCGGATTTCCCAACACCGGAGATAATTACCGAATATGCTGTTGCCGCTATGAAGGAGGGTTTTACAAAATACACGAACTTTGATGGATTGCCGGAATTAAAAGACGCTGTAATCATGAAACTCAAGCGTGACAACGGAATCTCTTATTCCCGCGAGGAGGTGATAATAACCGCAGGCGCGAAACAGGCTGTTTTCAATGCCTTCATGGCTACTTTGGAAGAAGGAGATGAAGCGATCGTGCCGGTACCTTACTGGGTCGCATATCCGGAAATTATAAAATTAACAGGGGCGACACCCGTATTCGCACCGCTTGATCCAAATGCCGGTTACTCTCGAACAGTTGAAGAGATAGAAAGTTACGTGACAGATAAGACAGCCGCTATAGTTCTCAACTCGCCTTCAAATCCGACAGGCGCGCTGTTGGATGACAACTTTATCAAAGAGTTGATTGAAGTATGCGGCAATAGCAACATCCTGATGGTCTCAGACGAGACTTACGAGCAATTTGTATTCGACAAAAACTATAAAAGTATTGCTGCTTATGATGGCGCTATTGGCAATACACTGACCGTGAATTCAATGTCGAAGACATATTCTATGACGGGATGGCGAATAGGATATGCCGCCGGACCTGAAGAGCTCATCAAAAAGATGGTTCAAGTTCAGGCTCAAAGTACTTCCTGTCCCAACTCGATCGCTCAAAAAGCTTCAATAGATGCGCTTATCGGCGATCAATCTATGGTGATTGAGATGAGAGAAGAGTACAAAAGACGCCGGGATTTCGTCTATTCCGAATTGTCCGATATCCCGGATATCTCGCTCCACAAACCTGATGGCGCTTTATTTGTGTTTCCCGATGTGAGCAGCTATTATCGGTTCAATCATAATGGAAAAACAATCGACAACTCGGTTGATTTTGCGGAATTCTTGTTGGATGAATTCAAATTGGTCATCGTTCCCGGTGCGGCGTTTGGCTGTGACAATAATATCCGATTCTCTTATGCCGCGTCTATGAATGTGATTAAAGAAGGTATTCAACGCTTTAAGGAAGCCTTAAGAGCAATCCGTAAATTGTTGTAA
- a CDS encoding CHRD domain-containing protein produces MNKTLLSFIIITLLSVPNLSAQKEDRIGSAFLSGGNIVPTPIVSSGTGTLTGVLMNDWTEFHYAITIDGLTPTVAHFHNGAFDATGGVVKTLDFSGGMTISGVWSSSDGDQPFTTAMLDELLAGRIYVNIHTTENPGGEIRGNIQVPVFFKVLLSGDKIVPTSITSSGVGTGAVILFGNDRELDFGLNVTGLTPTNSHFHGGSATDNGGVVKNITLVDDAADGEWLGGDAEQPLTDDLISDLLLGNVYMNIHTAAYGGGEIRGQLEREDGTAFAAFISGDNIAPTPISSLGSGIAVLTLNSAQTAVEYDITISSITQSVAHFHNAGAGLNGGVVKTLTFVDGHASGVWSSTDASQPLTSELVEELLSGRLYVNIHTTLYSGGEIRGQVFVVSGYNAQLDGSQTVADPAVVSSGTGTLTSLFFYSDVGGELEYNITVNGLTISASHFHAGAAGETGGVIKAITFDGNSASGIWSAIDEVDPLTDDIVDMIRSGGVYVNIHTSANPAGEIRGQLLPNLLQIPVSVIDERVLQLPNSIELKQNYPNPFNPTTLIEYDLPNDGRILLTIHNLLGEEVARLVDKEQNAGLHKISWDASAMSSGIYFYNLQAGKLSRTKKMLLLK; encoded by the coding sequence ATGAATAAAACGTTACTAAGCTTTATAATAATTACTCTCTTATCAGTGCCGAATCTCTCGGCTCAGAAAGAAGATCGAATTGGTAGCGCATTCCTGTCGGGGGGTAATATCGTACCCACTCCTATAGTTTCTTCAGGTACAGGAACGCTCACAGGAGTGCTGATGAACGATTGGACAGAGTTTCATTATGCTATTACAATCGACGGATTAACTCCTACTGTAGCGCATTTCCACAACGGCGCATTCGATGCGACAGGTGGGGTTGTGAAAACACTGGATTTCAGCGGTGGAATGACCATATCGGGCGTTTGGTCGTCATCTGATGGAGACCAACCGTTCACTACTGCAATGTTGGATGAGCTTTTAGCAGGCAGGATTTATGTTAATATTCACACAACAGAAAATCCGGGAGGGGAAATTCGTGGAAATATTCAAGTACCGGTATTTTTTAAGGTATTATTAAGCGGCGATAAAATTGTTCCTACGTCTATTACTTCATCCGGTGTGGGTACAGGTGCCGTTATACTATTCGGCAATGATAGAGAATTAGATTTTGGCTTAAATGTTACGGGTTTGACGCCGACTAACTCTCATTTTCACGGAGGAAGCGCTACTGATAATGGAGGAGTGGTCAAAAACATCACTTTAGTTGATGACGCCGCAGACGGTGAGTGGTTGGGCGGTGATGCAGAACAACCTTTGACTGATGATTTAATCAGTGACTTGCTTCTCGGAAATGTTTATATGAATATTCATACAGCTGCTTACGGCGGAGGCGAAATAAGGGGCCAGCTGGAACGCGAAGATGGCACTGCGTTCGCGGCGTTTATCAGCGGCGACAATATTGCCCCCACACCAATTTCGTCCCTCGGTTCAGGTATAGCGGTTCTAACGCTCAATTCGGCACAAACAGCAGTAGAATATGACATCACAATCTCAAGTATAACTCAAAGCGTAGCTCATTTCCATAATGCGGGCGCGGGGTTAAACGGAGGAGTTGTAAAAACTCTTACATTCGTTGATGGTCACGCCAGCGGCGTCTGGTCCTCTACAGATGCTTCACAGCCGTTAACTTCCGAGCTTGTCGAAGAGCTGCTCAGCGGAAGATTGTATGTTAACATACATACGACCCTATACTCGGGAGGTGAGATTCGTGGACAGGTTTTTGTAGTTTCGGGTTATAACGCCCAACTTGACGGTAGCCAGACAGTAGCCGACCCCGCCGTTGTTTCTTCGGGAACAGGCACTTTGACAAGTTTGTTTTTCTACTCAGATGTAGGCGGTGAGCTTGAATACAATATTACCGTTAATGGGTTAACTATAAGTGCCTCGCACTTCCACGCCGGAGCCGCAGGAGAAACCGGTGGTGTTATTAAGGCTATCACATTTGACGGGAACTCCGCTTCCGGAATATGGAGCGCAATCGATGAGGTCGATCCGCTCACCGATGATATTGTCGATATGATAAGGAGCGGAGGGGTATATGTTAACATACATACGTCTGCAAACCCGGCAGGCGAGATACGGGGTCAGCTGTTACCGAATCTGCTGCAAATTCCCGTAAGCGTGATAGATGAACGAGTGCTGCAACTGCCAAATTCTATTGAGCTGAAGCAGAACTATCCGAATCCATTTAATCCGACGACTCTTATTGAGTATGACCTGCCGAATGACGGCCGGATTCTACTTACAATTCATAATCTACTTGGAGAAGAAGTAGCGCGTCTTGTTGATAAAGAGCAAAATGCGGGTTTACATAAAATATCATGGGATGCGTCCGCAATGTCCTCCGGAATTTACTTCTATAATCTTCAAGCAGGAAAACTTAGCCGGACGAAGAAGATGTTATTACTCAAGTAA
- a CDS encoding tetratricopeptide repeat protein, whose product MNKSGKKLISIFIALTLLTSAFLIYNYSKDDFYKDTLGLTFILPFPSEHFEDSAAQPSIKDFRGSEACEACHKEIYDLWKSSTHAKAGGLPSKEIIIGKFDEKPLIFKDAVVIPSITENDEFIFTVQPEVGNRVILTVGAVVGGGHLEGGGTQSYFTKFPDGTLRMLPFDFIKQENIWFVQLRESNNWEPISGSISLNDLSHWPPYRILGSNTDYSNCQNCHGSQLQVEYKKDEKIYETTFQGLDINCESCHGPGRKHIDIVNSGDVYKSEDIGFEALSIQNKDESLQLCFQCHAVKDEVINGHLPGADLERYYSMKMAILGSSPYLADGRVRAFAYQQNHLFSSCYLSGSMTCVDCHEPHSQDYRDIYGNALNGKFDNGQCLDCHPSKAASPESHSNHLPDSPGNLCTSCHMPFLQHQGLGSQLKFARSDHTIPIPRPGFDASIGIENACSKCHSDKTVDWLQKKTTEWYGEIKPHHNSVKALMDAQNAYDIRKAASLLLPDSLTHTMADATGLLTFIKERLEPDMPDIHNDIIKRLKKMAESDDLDIKALSLMAIHLSAGNQPGIRKYLSDKIELLGDNSAAVQNRWSIGADFMGSTYSARGEYGNAIAAYKKAIEVKPTDSIALSNLAAAYMKTDEVQTAIAVYEQVLTLEPDKHNIYAPLSLAYSLAGNKEKAIEVLEIGIERAPTNEHLFNMLVQLESLESNELK is encoded by the coding sequence ATGAATAAATCCGGGAAAAAACTAATATCAATCTTCATTGCGCTAACTTTGCTGACTTCAGCTTTTCTTATTTATAATTACAGCAAAGACGATTTTTATAAAGATACGTTAGGACTGACCTTCATCCTTCCGTTTCCATCTGAGCATTTTGAAGATTCGGCTGCTCAGCCTTCTATAAAAGATTTCAGAGGGTCAGAAGCGTGCGAAGCTTGCCATAAAGAGATTTACGATCTGTGGAAAAGTTCAACTCACGCAAAAGCCGGTGGACTTCCGAGTAAGGAGATCATAATCGGCAAATTTGATGAAAAGCCGCTCATCTTTAAAGATGCTGTCGTAATTCCATCTATAACAGAAAATGATGAATTCATATTCACCGTGCAACCTGAAGTCGGCAATCGAGTTATTCTCACGGTTGGCGCTGTTGTGGGAGGTGGTCATTTGGAAGGCGGCGGCACGCAAAGTTATTTCACGAAATTCCCCGACGGAACGCTAAGGATGCTTCCATTCGATTTTATAAAGCAGGAAAACATCTGGTTTGTTCAGTTAAGAGAGAGCAACAATTGGGAGCCGATTAGCGGCAGTATCTCTCTTAATGACTTGTCTCATTGGCCTCCATACAGGATTCTCGGCAGCAACACTGATTATTCCAATTGCCAGAATTGTCACGGCAGTCAGCTGCAGGTCGAGTATAAGAAGGATGAAAAGATATACGAAACAACTTTTCAAGGATTGGATATCAACTGTGAATCATGTCACGGTCCCGGCAGAAAACATATTGATATTGTGAATTCAGGCGATGTTTACAAGTCAGAAGATATTGGATTTGAAGCTTTGTCTATCCAAAATAAAGACGAATCCCTTCAGTTATGCTTTCAATGTCATGCTGTGAAGGACGAGGTTATAAACGGGCATCTTCCGGGCGCAGATCTTGAGCGTTATTATTCTATGAAGATGGCAATTTTAGGGAGCTCTCCGTACTTGGCGGACGGACGAGTAAGAGCATTTGCCTATCAGCAAAACCATCTTTTCAGCAGCTGCTACCTTAGCGGCTCAATGACATGTGTAGATTGTCACGAACCCCACTCACAGGATTACAGGGATATTTACGGTAACGCTCTAAACGGAAAATTTGATAACGGACAATGTCTCGATTGTCATCCGAGTAAAGCCGCATCACCGGAGTCTCATTCCAATCATTTGCCCGATTCTCCCGGTAACCTTTGCACCTCCTGCCATATGCCGTTTCTGCAGCATCAAGGACTTGGTTCGCAGCTGAAGTTCGCGCGATCTGACCATACTATCCCGATCCCACGTCCGGGATTTGATGCGAGTATCGGTATTGAAAACGCCTGCTCAAAATGCCACTCGGATAAAACCGTGGATTGGCTTCAAAAGAAGACTACCGAATGGTATGGAGAGATTAAACCACACCATAATTCCGTCAAAGCGCTCATGGACGCACAAAACGCATATGATATCAGGAAAGCGGCGTCTCTCCTCCTTCCTGATTCTCTTACACATACTATGGCGGATGCTACAGGTCTTCTGACTTTTATAAAAGAGAGGCTCGAACCGGATATGCCGGATATCCATAATGATATAATTAAGAGATTGAAAAAAATGGCTGAAAGCGACGACCTCGACATAAAAGCGCTTTCTCTTATGGCAATTCATCTGTCCGCCGGAAATCAACCCGGGATAAGAAAATATTTATCTGACAAAATCGAATTGCTTGGAGACAACTCAGCAGCTGTTCAAAACAGATGGTCTATCGGCGCGGATTTTATGGGTAGCACGTATTCCGCCCGCGGTGAATATGGGAACGCTATCGCAGCATATAAAAAGGCTATCGAAGTCAAACCCACCGATAGTATAGCTTTGTCCAACTTAGCGGCGGCTTATATGAAAACCGATGAAGTTCAAACGGCTATAGCTGTTTATGAACAGGTTTTAACCCTTGAGCCTGATAAACATAATATTTACGCACCTCTCTCCCTTGCGTATTCGCTGGCTGGAAATAAAGAAAAGGCAATTGAAGTGCTTGAAATAGGAATTGAGCGCGCTCCTACGAACGAGCACTTATTCAATATGCTCGTTCAGTTGGAGTCGCTTGAATCTAATGAACTAAAATGA
- a CDS encoding c-type cytochrome, whose protein sequence is MRRIFVFPLLCFSLLFFWVAASLAEGIPSAELLIRELSCSGCHTDLKTESFIREKIPDLSFAGLKYNSAYLLEYLQNPEKVRHNIGYSRMPDFHLSEKEAFALALFLETQNTYSNEYPNFPSWLHSESHPDYSTPINIKEELFEAFECVKCHSPGVKGKERGSDLSTVGYRLKKNWVKMYFVSPALFDGADTPMPSFFYDISDDGRQYSEALSQAPELINRVTDQLYKKNTRRKAELEEKYNNAKKSYPDVIVADGEKIFTALNCATCHRHSSTEPWKDSMAPKLSFEGSRVLQNWLQDYLSNPYALRPFGYLPGSGSRMPDYHLTPEEVTVLTEYLIKNEKKLIESELFRPAKLSPFAMKKARGLLDAKLPCLGCHRIGADGGRIGPDLSNVKSRLKPSFVFDLIKNPHAADPNIIMPKTVMPVQTLELISSYLLQLNGSKVESKYLSLVDNPVLTPNRMKGDNSLYLKQCSSCHGIDGDGKGFNAKYLPTAPRSHKDSEYLSKRPDDVLFDGIFAGGYILDKSNFMPAFGHTLSRSEIENLVSHIRKLCQCEGPAWSLDNQSGYINE, encoded by the coding sequence ATGAGAAGGATATTTGTATTTCCCCTGTTATGTTTCTCGCTTCTATTCTTTTGGGTTGCGGCAAGTCTGGCTGAAGGTATCCCCTCCGCCGAGCTGCTTATCAGAGAACTCTCCTGCTCGGGTTGTCACACCGACCTGAAGACAGAGAGTTTTATTCGAGAAAAGATTCCTGATTTGAGTTTCGCAGGTCTGAAATATAATTCGGCATATTTGCTTGAATATCTGCAAAACCCGGAAAAGGTCAGGCATAACATCGGTTACTCGCGGATGCCGGATTTTCACCTGAGTGAAAAAGAAGCGTTTGCTCTCGCGCTTTTCCTCGAAACTCAAAATACGTATTCAAATGAGTATCCGAATTTTCCTTCATGGCTGCATTCTGAAAGCCATCCTGATTATAGCACCCCTATCAACATCAAGGAAGAATTGTTTGAAGCGTTTGAATGCGTGAAATGTCATTCTCCCGGCGTGAAGGGCAAAGAAAGAGGGAGTGATCTTTCCACTGTGGGTTATCGACTCAAAAAGAATTGGGTTAAAATGTATTTCGTTTCCCCAGCTCTGTTTGACGGCGCTGACACGCCTATGCCCTCTTTTTTTTATGATATTTCAGACGACGGCAGGCAATATTCCGAGGCATTATCTCAGGCTCCGGAGCTAATAAATCGGGTAACCGACCAGCTCTATAAAAAGAATACCAGAAGAAAAGCTGAACTTGAGGAAAAATACAACAACGCTAAAAAATCTTACCCTGATGTCATTGTTGCCGATGGAGAAAAAATCTTTACCGCTTTGAATTGCGCCACATGCCACAGACATTCGTCAACAGAGCCGTGGAAAGACTCAATGGCTCCAAAACTTTCTTTTGAAGGCTCACGAGTGTTACAAAACTGGCTGCAAGATTATCTTTCTAACCCATATGCCCTCAGACCTTTCGGTTATCTACCGGGAAGCGGCAGCCGAATGCCGGACTATCACCTTACACCCGAAGAAGTAACTGTACTGACGGAATATCTAATCAAAAATGAAAAGAAACTAATAGAGTCCGAACTGTTCAGACCCGCCAAACTCTCTCCGTTTGCGATGAAGAAAGCGAGAGGTTTATTGGACGCGAAATTACCTTGTTTAGGCTGCCATCGTATTGGAGCTGACGGAGGAAGAATCGGACCTGATCTTTCTAACGTTAAATCAAGGCTTAAGCCTTCGTTTGTATTCGATCTGATCAAAAATCCTCATGCTGCTGATCCCAATATTATTATGCCAAAGACTGTTATGCCTGTACAGACATTAGAGCTTATCAGCAGCTATCTTCTTCAATTGAACGGTTCAAAGGTTGAATCGAAATATCTTTCTCTTGTAGATAATCCGGTTCTCACGCCCAATAGGATGAAAGGGGATAATTCGCTTTATCTCAAACAGTGTTCATCCTGCCATGGAATTGACGGCGACGGGAAGGGATTCAATGCTAAGTATTTACCAACCGCCCCAAGAAGTCATAAAGACAGTGAATATCTTTCCAAGCGTCCTGACGATGTCTTATTCGATGGAATTTTTGCAGGAGGATATATTCTGGATAAAAGTAATTTTATGCCCGCGTTCGGGCATACGCTCAGTCGCAGTGAAATAGAGAATTTGGTATCGCATATTAGAAAACTTTGCCAATGCGAAGGGCCCGCTTGGTCGCTCGATAATCAATCCGGATATATAAATGAATAA
- a CDS encoding aminopeptidase P family protein — protein MTESTGGLFFKLFFSATLLLIIFSFTACDSFQQKTDALPFDPADNPWPEIRLERIAKLLPAAMQRAEVDAWVIICRENDNDPLAAHVGCENAGGTAAFLFFLEGNNVRSLAFSPEGEAKSLRDVGIHDEVVQFERGGSVFNLVAEELSRVNPRVIAINSSERNIADGLSYTQRIKLENALGFVLMQRLVSSQNLVTEWLSVKLPAEIEIMRKAAEITAALEIEAYAMVVPGVTKDSDVGKFLKKRMRELGVEDAWAPEQNPNVNSGVDRGHSHATEKVIVAGDFIQTDFGIKVYGTWCTDIQRFAYVLAPGMTEPPAEALEKWENARKGSRIALAAMIPGNSGYSVDKAQREWMKEAGSLPIIWSTGHPVGYWTHDVGPRLGGAQSDNPPTGDALRPLIPGQTFAFDGFFSWPLENGNGDTKTISVEEMAYITETGANYLIPPQEDLILISSR, from the coding sequence ATGACAGAATCTACCGGCGGTTTATTCTTTAAGTTATTCTTTAGCGCTACGCTGCTACTCATAATATTTTCTTTCACGGCGTGCGACAGTTTTCAGCAGAAAACCGATGCGCTTCCCTTCGACCCTGCTGATAATCCGTGGCCCGAAATAAGACTCGAGCGAATCGCGAAACTGCTTCCCGCAGCGATGCAGCGAGCGGAAGTTGACGCATGGGTTATTATTTGCAGGGAAAATGACAATGACCCCCTAGCGGCTCATGTAGGCTGCGAAAACGCCGGAGGCACCGCCGCTTTTCTGTTCTTCCTGGAAGGAAACAACGTTCGGTCGCTCGCTTTTTCGCCTGAAGGAGAGGCAAAATCTCTTCGGGATGTCGGTATTCACGACGAGGTCGTGCAATTTGAGAGAGGGGGCAGCGTATTCAACCTTGTCGCCGAGGAGCTGAGCAGGGTAAATCCGAGAGTAATCGCCATAAATTCGTCAGAACGGAACATCGCAGACGGCTTGTCATATACCCAGCGTATTAAACTCGAAAATGCCCTGGGATTCGTACTGATGCAGCGGCTCGTATCGTCACAAAACCTCGTTACCGAATGGCTGTCGGTAAAACTTCCCGCCGAAATAGAGATTATGCGAAAAGCAGCGGAGATTACAGCCGCTCTTGAAATCGAGGCGTATGCAATGGTCGTTCCCGGCGTAACAAAAGATTCTGATGTGGGAAAATTCCTAAAGAAGCGGATGAGAGAATTAGGCGTGGAAGACGCGTGGGCGCCGGAACAAAATCCTAACGTGAATTCCGGCGTTGACAGGGGACATTCTCACGCTACGGAAAAAGTAATTGTAGCTGGAGATTTTATACAGACGGATTTCGGTATAAAGGTTTACGGTACATGGTGCACGGACATTCAGCGGTTCGCTTACGTTCTTGCGCCGGGAATGACCGAACCTCCGGCAGAAGCGCTTGAGAAGTGGGAGAACGCCCGAAAAGGGAGCCGTATCGCGCTTGCGGCAATGATACCCGGCAATTCAGGATATTCAGTCGATAAAGCGCAAAGAGAGTGGATGAAAGAAGCGGGCTCGCTTCCGATTATCTGGAGCACCGGACATCCTGTGGGATATTGGACTCATGACGTGGGTCCGCGTTTAGGAGGCGCGCAGAGTGATAATCCGCCGACCGGTGATGCGCTGAGACCGCTCATTCCCGGACAGACGTTTGCGTTCGACGGTTTCTTCAGCTGGCCTCTTGAAAATGGCAATGGCGACACAAAAACAATATCCGTTGAAGAGATGGCTTATATAACAGAAACCGGAGCCAATTATCTTATTCCACCACAGGAAGATTTGATATTAATTTCATCAAGGTAA
- a CDS encoding Txe/YoeB family addiction module toxin — protein sequence MNWRIVYTKQAIKDSKKIESSKLKSKVVNLLTLLKNDPFTLHPPFEKLLGDLSGAYSRRINIQHRLVYQVLDKIKTVKIIRMWTHYE from the coding sequence GTGAATTGGAGGATTGTTTACACAAAACAAGCAATCAAAGACTCGAAAAAAATTGAATCATCTAAGTTAAAATCCAAAGTAGTCAATCTATTAACCCTTCTTAAAAACGATCCCTTTACACTTCATCCCCCATTCGAGAAATTACTTGGCGACCTATCCGGCGCATATTCGAGAAGAATAAATATACAGCACAGATTAGTCTATCAAGTATTGGACAAAATTAAAACGGTTAAAATTATCAGGATGTGGACTCATTACGAATGA
- a CDS encoding type II toxin-antitoxin system Phd/YefM family antitoxin produces the protein MRTINVTNARANLYNLLLETAESHEPIQITGKNSNAILVSEDDWRSIQETLYLLSIPGMRESIVDGLKSKVDIDTKELDW, from the coding sequence ATGCGTACTATAAATGTTACAAATGCTCGGGCGAATCTCTACAACCTGCTTCTTGAAACTGCGGAGTCACACGAGCCAATCCAAATTACCGGTAAAAACTCGAATGCGATCCTCGTTTCTGAAGATGATTGGCGTTCTATACAAGAAACTCTCTATTTGCTCTCTATTCCCGGTATGCGAGAATCAATTGTCGATGGTCTAAAATCTAAGGTTGATATCGACACTAAGGAACTCGATTGGTGA
- a CDS encoding class I SAM-dependent methyltransferase, producing MSTNSFDSAKYKDGQRQHWDSVASGWEKWWETLERFSQIVTESLIKMADIKQGQRVLDFATGIGEPALSVAKVVGGSGKVIAVDVSSQMLAIAQKRASDLGATNVEFQESDAENMNFSEREFDSIVSRWGLMFLPNVDSTLKGVYRMLVPKGKFATAVWDKPENIPFFSLAVQVLRQMFDVPTPPPEAPTMSGLSEGVMEEQMANAGFSDIQTETITVNFEFSSAGEYSQLMKDIAAPLRVMLANQSPDEVAQYWKTLEENAAKDYGTENGGVQLPGISISVAGLRE from the coding sequence ATGAGCACAAATTCATTTGATTCGGCTAAGTACAAGGATGGACAACGCCAGCATTGGGATAGCGTGGCTTCCGGTTGGGAAAAATGGTGGGAAACGCTTGAACGGTTTTCTCAGATAGTAACCGAGAGCCTGATAAAGATGGCGGATATAAAACAAGGTCAACGAGTTTTGGACTTTGCCACAGGAATCGGAGAACCGGCTCTCTCGGTGGCAAAAGTAGTTGGCGGCAGCGGAAAGGTAATAGCTGTTGACGTCTCCTCACAAATGCTTGCTATCGCTCAGAAAAGAGCAAGCGATCTCGGCGCTACGAATGTGGAGTTTCAAGAGTCTGACGCGGAGAATATGAATTTTTCCGAAAGAGAGTTTGACTCAATTGTGAGCCGATGGGGACTGATGTTCCTCCCAAATGTTGATTCCACTCTTAAAGGCGTTTATCGAATGTTAGTTCCCAAAGGGAAGTTCGCAACAGCCGTTTGGGACAAGCCGGAGAATATTCCCTTTTTTAGTCTGGCTGTTCAGGTTCTTAGGCAAATGTTCGATGTGCCTACGCCGCCGCCTGAGGCTCCCACTATGTCCGGACTGTCCGAAGGGGTGATGGAAGAACAGATGGCGAATGCCGGCTTCTCTGATATTCAAACAGAAACAATAACAGTTAATTTTGAGTTTTCATCCGCCGGAGAGTACTCTCAACTGATGAAGGATATTGCTGCGCCACTTAGAGTAATGCTGGCGAATCAATCTCCCGACGAGGTAGCTCAATACTGGAAGACTCTTGAGGAAAATGCGGCTAAAGATTATGGTACCGAAAATGGCGGCGTACAGCTGCCGGGCATAAGTATTTCAGTAGCCGGATTGCGGGAGTAA
- a CDS encoding polyisoprenoid-binding protein, with the protein MKKIIISLCLIGFGVIPVFAQSQTWKIDPAHSSVRFTVRHMVISEVAGLFKEYDATLIISKKDFSDAKLEVTIKTHSIDTGNEDRDISLISDSFFNVEKFPTMKFKSNSVEPIDENSFKLTGDLTLLGVRKTVVFEASYGGTITDPYGNKRSGWQVSTTINRFDFGMKWNRLLDAGGLIVGEEINIIINAEFILQK; encoded by the coding sequence ATGAAAAAAATAATTATATCACTGTGTCTAATCGGCTTCGGAGTTATCCCCGTATTCGCTCAGTCGCAGACCTGGAAGATAGACCCGGCGCATTCAAGCGTCCGGTTCACCGTAAGACACATGGTAATCAGTGAGGTGGCGGGACTATTTAAGGAATATGACGCTACGCTGATTATTTCGAAAAAAGATTTTTCAGATGCAAAACTTGAGGTGACAATTAAGACTCACAGTATAGACACCGGAAATGAAGACAGAGACATTAGCCTGATTTCAGATAGCTTTTTTAACGTAGAGAAATTCCCTACGATGAAATTTAAAAGTAATTCGGTCGAACCGATAGATGAAAATAGTTTCAAACTCACCGGTGATCTGACACTGTTGGGAGTCAGAAAAACTGTTGTATTTGAAGCAAGCTATGGAGGAACTATCACAGATCCTTATGGGAACAAGCGATCTGGCTGGCAAGTATCAACAACAATAAACCGTTTCGATTTTGGAATGAAATGGAACCGTCTTTTAGATGCAGGCGGTCTTATTGTCGGTGAAGAAATTAACATAATTATTAATGCCGAGTTTATTCTTCAAAAATAA